The Halorubrum sp. BV1 sequence CAACCTCTCGCGGATCGAGTCGCGGCCGAGCGGCGAGCGCCTCGGCGACTACCTGTTCCACTTCGACGTCGACGCCGGGCTCTACGAGGAACACATGCGTCAGGCCGTCGACGACGTCGAGGCGATCGCCGACAACGGGTGGGTTCGCGTGCTCGGGTCGTACGATACCGAACACGTCTTGGAGTAGCCTGAGCGCAAGCCGGCCGCGGGGTCGCCCGCCGGACCGTCGGACGGACGTCAGCCGCGCACCAAATGCTAAGTACGGCGGGACCGAGGCTATCCGTATGTGGCGAGCCCGGAGAAACCGGGACCGGCGGACGGTGATCTGCATCGCGTGTGGGGACTCGGTGCTACGCGAGGACGCGCGCGAGTACGACAAGGAGGGCGACCGCTGGAGCCGGCGCGACAAGGAGTTCGAGTACCTCTGTACCGACTGCGACGACGACATCTGTCACCAGCCGCGCGACGGGCTCGAATCGCTGATCCTCTCCATCGAGTCCGACGGCCTCTCGCGCGAGGAGTTCCTCGGCCGGTACGCCGACGCCGTCGAGGCGGACGCGCCGGACGCGGGCGGCTCGACGACCGACACGCTCGGCGAGCCGGACGCGTACGGCGACGCCGACTCATCGGACGATACCTCAGAGCGTACCGACCGAGACCGCTAGGCCGGAGCTGGTGACCGTGATCGACGACGCCGTCGTCGGTCCCCCGACAGGCCTTTCTAACGCACGCGCGTTAGTCGCCGTATGACTGCAGACGAGCCGAAACCCGGGTCCGCCGAGGACCAAGGCCCCGTGACGATCACGCCGGCGCTCGCCGATCAACTCGCCGAGAAACGCGAGGAGCTGTTCGAGGAGTTCGAGATCCGTGACGCGTTCCCGAACGAGGTGCTCCGCGAGGCGGAGGCTCGGACCGAAGACGTGTACGAGGAGATCGAAGCTGAGATCGACGAACGGGAGGACCTCCGTGACCTCACAACGTGGACGACGGACCCGGTCGACGCCCAGGACTTCGACGACGCCATCTCCATCGAGCGGGAGGACGACGCCTACCGGCTGTGGGTCCACATCGCCGACGTCACCCACTACGTCACGCCCGACACCGCGATGTGGGAGGAGGCGGTCGAGCGCGCGAACACGGTGTACCTCCCCGATTACACGATCCACATGCTTCCGCCCGTGCTCGCGGAGACCGTGTGTTCTCTCGTCCCGAACGAGGACCGGCTCGCGCACACGGTGGAGATGGAGATCGACGAGGAGACGCTGTCGTTCGAGGACATCGAGATCTACAAGTCGGTGATCAACTCCGACGAGCGACTCACCTACAACGAGTGCGAGGAGCGGCTCGAAGACCCCTCGCTCCCGCTCGGCGAGGAGAACGCACTCGCGTACGAACTGGCGGACCAGATGCACGAACAGCGCAAGGCTGACGGCTCGCTCGTGTTGAACCCGAGCCGCGACCGCGCGCACACCATCATCGAAGAGTCGATGCTGAAGGCGAACAAGGCGGTGACACACACCCTGATGTGGGACCGCGGCGTCGAGGCGATGTACCGCGTCCACCCGCAGCCGACGCCCGACCAGTGGAACGAGGCGCTAAAAGAGATCCAAGAACTCGACGGCGTCTCGATCCCCGGCGACGCGTGGGGCGACGACCCGCGGAAGGCGGTCAACGCCGCGTTGGAAACCTCTCCCGGCCGCCAACTCAACAAGATCCAGCGAGCGGTGCTGAAGGTGATGCCCCGCGCGAAGTACATGAACGACCCGTTCGGCGGCCACCACGCGCTCAACTTCGACATCTACGGCCACTTCACCTCGCCCATCCGTCGCCTGTCGGACACGATCAACCACTGGATCGTCCACGAGAACGACGTGCCGGAGAACCTCCTCGAACTCTGTGACCACGCCAGCGACAAACAGAAAGACGGCGAGACCGCAGAGCGGCTCTACAAGCAGTTCCTCCAAGAGGAGGGGCTCGACCCGCATGCGGTGAACAACCGCGGCGTTGAGGTCGTCGAGGACCCCGAAGAGGCGAAACACACGGCCTGAGTCGGCTCGCGCTACGGCCCGACCCGTTCAGCTCAGGTCCTCCGGCTGCGTGCCGATGCCCTCCGGCCATCCGGTCGGCTGCGCCGCGCTCGGCTCCGCGTGCGACCGTTTCAGAACCATCACCGTGCGCTCTACGGAGAGCACGAGGTCGCCGTCCTGGTTGTACGCGCGCAGCCCGGTGGTGACGATGCCGACGTGGTCGCGCGAGGACGACTCCCGCTTTTCGAGCACCTCCGACTCCGCGAAGATTGTGTCGCCGTGGAAGACGGGCTCATGGTGGCGGATGTCGTCGTAACCGAGGTTCGCCGTCGCGTTCGCACTCACGTCGATGACGCTCATGCCGACCGCGAGCGCGATGACGAAGGTGCCGTCGACGAGGCGCTCGCCGAACTCCGTCTCCGCGGCGTACGCCTCGTTGAAGTGCATCGGATTGAGGTTCATCGACAGGTTCGTGAACCAGACGTTGTCCGTCTCGGTCACGGTCCGCCCGTAGGGGTGTTTGTAGACGTCGCCGACCGTGAAATCCTCGTAGTACCGGCCCTCCCATCCGGCGACGAGCCGGCGCTCCGTGCCGCCGTCCGTCACTGGTGTCCCCGCGTCCGGTGTCGCTGTCCCGTTCGACCCGCTCCGATCGTGCGTCTCGGTCTCTCGTCCCATACGCTCGCGACGGCGAAGCGTCAAAAGAGGGTTGCGTTCGCACGCCCGAGCCGTCGGTTCGTCCGCGATCACAGACTCGTCGACGCGGCCGGGCTGTCAGTTCCGGAGGCGCAGTCCAGTTCCGGAGGCGCAGTCCAGTTCCGGAGGCGCAGTCCAGTGTCGGGATCAGTCCCGTCGTGTCGCGAACCGCACGATCGCGGTCGCACAGAGCGCGCCGACAGTCGCGATCCCGGCCAGCACGACGAACAACTCGTCCGAGCCGGCTCTGGTCAGGACCGTCCCGGCGAGCGCCGCGCCGAGCGACCCGACCCCGAAGATGGCGAGGTAGGTGAAGCCGAAGGAGAGCCCGCGGGCGTCGGGCGGCGAGTAGGCGGCGACGGTCGCCTGCGAGAGCGGTTGGACGGTGAACAGCGCGACGCCGAGGAGCAGCGAGACCGCGAGGAACATCGCAGTGGTCTCACTCGCGGGAGCGAAAAGCAGCGCGAGCACGGCCAGCACGGACATGAGACCGATCAGCCCGCGTTCGGGGCGGACCCGGTCGGCGATGCGCCCGCCGAGGTACTGGCCGAACACCCCGACGGTGAGGACGGCGACGTACAGGTACCGCGCGAGGTCGAACTCCTCGGCGTAGGGGCTCTCGGGGTCGATAAGCTGTACGTCGACGAGCCCCGAGAGCACGTCTCCGAGCAGATCCGGGAGGAAGGTGAGGAACGTCCGATAGTAGAGGCCGCTCGACACGGCGAACGCCAGCACGAGCACGAACCCACCGGCCATGAGCGCCCGCGTGTCGCCGACGACGCTGCCGAGCGTCATCGCCGTCGTGTCGGCGTGCGCGTCGTCGCCGCGACCGCTCGCCGCCGACTCCCCGCCGACGTCGAGGGTCGCGCCGTAGCCCGCGACGAGGAGCGCCGGGACGGCGAGCAGTGCGGCGACGACCTCCCAGTCGAAGGCCAAGAGGAGGAGCGCGGTCGCGAGCGGACCGAGGGCGATCCCGAGGTTCCCGCCGATACCGTGATACCCGAGCGCGGTGCCGCGCTGGTCGACCGACGTCGATATCAGCGCGAGTCCCGCCGGGTGGTAGACGCTCGCGGTGACGCCCCACAAGGCGATCGCGAGCGTGAGGACCGCGAGGGTCGGAGCGAGGCTCACGAGGAGAAACGATCCCGCCATCCCGCTCAGACACGCGAGGATGAGCGGCTTCGAGCCGATCCGGTCGACGAGGATCCCGCCGGGGAGCGCCCCGATCCCGAACAGTCCGTAGCCGACCGTGACGACTCCGCCGAGCGCCGCCGCCGTGGTGGAGAACTCCGCTATCCACACCGTAAGCAAGATTGGTATCGAGAGTTCGTAGGTGTGAACCAGCGCGTGTGCACCCGCGGTGAAGCCGACGATCCGGCGCTCGGCTGTGTCCATCGAATCGACGTTTACCGTCGGCGCTGATAGGTGCCGGGGTTCCCGTCGGGGTTGCCGCGAGGCGGACGAGGCCACCGTGGGACGGCCGAGCTACACGTAGTTGATGTACGTGTACACCAGCAGGCCGACGGAGACCACGCTTACGAGTGCCAGCCACCCGATCATTATCGCGCCCATCTGGCGATGCGTAAGGTTCTGTCCCTCGAGTATCTCTGAGACGCCCATAGCGGCACCAATTCACTGAGAGTATATAATGGGTCTGTCTCGCGCAGTGTTCGTCGGCGCGTCGAGTCCCCCAGCCAGGGCGAGGGGACCCGTCCCGAGCCGATCTGCTCACACATCAGATGAGTCGGGCCACGCGAAAACCGCGCGATTGCCTCGGAGGTAGCACAACCCCAAACCCCCCAGTGAGGTGGGCGAGCCGTGGGGATCAACGTGGAGGTGACGCGGAAGTGACGCAGAGGTGACGCGAAGGTGACGCGAAGGTGACACGAAGGCGACACCGCTAAGACCGGCTATAGATGCCGGCGCGGAACCGCTCGACGCCTCGAATCCCCACAGTCCGACGGCTCCGTCGCGTGCGTCCCGTTCCGCGTCACGGAACGTGTCGCGCATGGTGAACTGGCTGTCATACAGCCGCGCGTAGCCGTTCGCGAGAAGCCGCTCGTTGACGTTCTCGCCGTCGAGGTACACGTACGCGAGTAGCCGGCCGAACCCGCCGCGGCGGTCGGCGCGCTCGTCCGTCTCGATCCGGACCGTCTCGCCCGCGAGCGTCTCAGTCGCGTACTGAGCCGCGTTTTGTCCCCACGTATAGAGGTGATCGCGTCCGGCGGCCGTGTCCGGAATCCCCTCGAACTCATCCGGAGTGACGGATCCGTGAGACGTCTCTGGGGTGTCGACGCCCAGCAGCCGGACGGTGTCCGTCTCGCCGTTCGGAAAGACGACCTCGATCGTGTCGCCGTCAATCACCCGCGTGACGGTCACGATCCACGCGGTGCCTGTCTCCGGTCCGCCGGAATCCGTCGGCTCGGCCACATCGGTCGACGGCGACGGCTGATCGCCGGGTCCTGCGAACCCGCCACAGCCGGCGAGGACGACGAGCAACGTCATCCCGAGCACCGCAAGCGTCTCGGTCACGCGTCTCCGGTTCAGTTGCACCCACAAGAATCGTTTGACCCGTGTTCACCCGCCGTTCGTCCTGCGACGAAAAGACACCCGTCGGGTCTACCACACAGGCGATGTGTCGGCAGATCACAGACTCGTTCGACGCGCTCCGACCGCCTGTCGTGGGCGGTGCGGATGTGTTCCGCTGACTGAATCAGGTGCGCGAGCGCAGCGTCGATCACGAACTCATCAGTGGGTCGTCGTCGGGACCGTTCGCCACGATCTCGGTCGCTCTTTCGAGTTGCCGCTCGCGGTCGTCCGTGAGCTTGGATCACCGAATCACCCCCGTTTTACTACGGATCGATCCCGACGGCGTCGGGGTGCGCCGGGATTCTCGGTGAATTCTCTCAGCGCCGACGGTAGTAGCCATATACATGTCGAAGCTAAACGTCCGTGAGAGAACGCGATACTCGACTGTGTGGTCCTGCGGAGTCGAGTATCATCAGATTGACTCGCGGGGGTCCCGTGAGCGTCAGCGAACGGGACCACGCGAGGGAACGAACGAAGTGAGTGGACTCGCGGGGATTTGAACCCCGGGCCTCTTCCTTGCGAAGGAAGCGATCTGCCGCTGATCTACGAGCCCTCATCGTCGAACAATCGCCGTTCGTATTTGTACCTTACCTTTCTTCGACCGGCACGCGAGTCGTTCGCAGTCGCCAGCGCCACGTCGCCGAGACCGACGGGATTAGGTGGCTGCCGTACCGAACACTATGTGTCCAGCGTCGGCGGTGTGTCCGCGTCATCCCGCACCGTCGCGCACCCGCGCCGTCTCCGGGGTGGCTCCGGCGGCGCGGTCGACTACATCGTCACGATTTTGAGATGTTCCCCATATTCGTTACACTTTTGCGTTCGCGGGCCCCAGATCGGGATATGGCAGAAGCGACGGCGGCGGCGGACCTCGACCCGGCCGCGATAGCGGCCCTGAAACACGTCGGGCTCGTCGGCGGCTTAACTGAGACGAAGGTGTCGTGTGCGGCGCTCGGCGACCGCCTCGACGCCTCGACGCAGACCGCCTCCCGGCGGCTTCAGAGCCTCGAATCCGCGGGGTACATCGAGCGCGACGTGGTCGGCGACGGCCAGTGGGTCAGAGTCACCGAGGCGGGCGAGGCGGCGCTGCGCGCGGAGTACGCCGACTACCGCCGGCTTTTCGAGACCGACGTCGACCTCGTCCTCCGCGGCGTGGTCACGAGCGGGATGGGGGAGGGTCGACACTACATCACCCTCTCAGGCTACGCCGAGCAGTTCCGATCGCGGCTCGGCTACGAGCCGTTCCCCGGCACGCTCAACGTCGACCTGAGCGAGGAGAGCGTCCGCCGCCGCGGCGAACTGACCGGGATCGACGCGGTGCCGATAGACGCGTGGGAGGACGACGACCGGACCTACGGCGCGGCGTCGTGTTACGGTGTCACGCTCGTCGCGGGCGACGAGCGCTACGAGGAGGTTCACGCGATAGTTCCCGACCGCACGCACCACGACGACGACCAACTGGAGCTTATCGCGCCGGAACGCCTCCGCGACGCCCTCGCGCTCGACGACGGGACCGAAATCGAGATCCGCGTGGCTGCGGCCGAGCGGGCGGACGACACGGCGACAACTGCCGTCGAGACGGAGGTGGCCTGATGCGCGTCGACGCCGACGCCGACGGTCCGAGCACTGGTCGTCCGGCCGCCGACGGCTCGGCGGTCGGCCGCGCGCTCGACGCCTTCCGCGTCGGCGAGCCGGTCTGCGTCCACGACTTCGCGGACCGCGAAGGGGAGACAGACATCGTCTACCCCGCGGGTGCGGTCGACGAGGCCGCGGTGGCGCACATGCGAAACGACGCCGGCGGGCTGATCTGCGTCGCCGTCGACGATCCCGTCGCCGACGCGTTCGGTCTGCCGTTCCTCGCCGACGCCCTCGATCACCCCGCCGTCGACGACGATCCCGCCTACGACGACCGGTCCTCGTTCTCGCTGCCGGTCAACCACCGCGAGACGTTCACGGGGATCACGGACGAGGACCGCGCTCGGACAATAATCGAGATCGCGAACGCCGCGGCGGCGGCGGGCGACGACCCCGCTGAGTACGGCCCCGACGACTTCGCGGCCGAGTTCCGCGCCCCGGGCCACGTCCACGTCCTCCGCGGGGCTCGCGACGGGCTCGCCGGGCGGACCGGCCACACCGAACTCGGGCTCGCAATGGCCGAGGCAGTCGACGCCGCGCCGGCCGCCGTGGTCTGTGAAATGCTCGACGACGAGACAGGCGCAGCGCTGTCGCCCGCTGACGCCGCCGCCTACGCCGAGCGGCGCGGGATTCCCTACGTCGAGGGCGCGGACCTCGTCGACGCGCTCGGGAACTGATTCGTGATCACGACCGTCGAGCAGCCTGCGCCGGCCCGTGAGAGGGGTGCGGACGCGCCGCAGGCGGCCCAATCTGTCGACCCGGAAACCGAGCGCCCGTTTCTCATAGATTTAAGCCCGGAGGTCACGACCGCTCGTACATGGGATTTGACGAGATGGATGTCGACACGATCTGGAAGAACGGCGAGTTCCTCGACTGGGAGGACGCGACCACGCACGTTCTTACGCACGCGCTGCACTACGGAACGGGCGTGTTCGAGGGTGTCCGCTGTTATGACACCGAAGAGGGGACGGCGATCTTCCGGTGGGACGAGCACCTCGACCGCCTGTTCGACTCCGCGAAGCTGTACGATCTGGACATCGATCACTCCCGCGAGGAACTCACCGAGGCGACGCT is a genomic window containing:
- a CDS encoding ribonuclease catalytic domain-containing protein, which encodes MTADEPKPGSAEDQGPVTITPALADQLAEKREELFEEFEIRDAFPNEVLREAEARTEDVYEEIEAEIDEREDLRDLTTWTTDPVDAQDFDDAISIEREDDAYRLWVHIADVTHYVTPDTAMWEEAVERANTVYLPDYTIHMLPPVLAETVCSLVPNEDRLAHTVEMEIDEETLSFEDIEIYKSVINSDERLTYNECEERLEDPSLPLGEENALAYELADQMHEQRKADGSLVLNPSRDRAHTIIEESMLKANKAVTHTLMWDRGVEAMYRVHPQPTPDQWNEALKEIQELDGVSIPGDAWGDDPRKAVNAALETSPGRQLNKIQRAVLKVMPRAKYMNDPFGGHHALNFDIYGHFTSPIRRLSDTINHWIVHENDVPENLLELCDHASDKQKDGETAERLYKQFLQEEGLDPHAVNNRGVEVVEDPEEAKHTA
- a CDS encoding MaoC family dehydratase; amino-acid sequence: MGRETETHDRSGSNGTATPDAGTPVTDGGTERRLVAGWEGRYYEDFTVGDVYKHPYGRTVTETDNVWFTNLSMNLNPMHFNEAYAAETEFGERLVDGTFVIALAVGMSVIDVSANATANLGYDDIRHHEPVFHGDTIFAESEVLEKRESSSRDHVGIVTTGLRAYNQDGDLVLSVERTVMVLKRSHAEPSAAQPTGWPEGIGTQPEDLS
- a CDS encoding MFS transporter; translation: MDTAERRIVGFTAGAHALVHTYELSIPILLTVWIAEFSTTAAALGGVVTVGYGLFGIGALPGGILVDRIGSKPLILACLSGMAGSFLLVSLAPTLAVLTLAIALWGVTASVYHPAGLALISTSVDQRGTALGYHGIGGNLGIALGPLATALLLLAFDWEVVAALLAVPALLVAGYGATLDVGGESAASGRGDDAHADTTAMTLGSVVGDTRALMAGGFVLVLAFAVSSGLYYRTFLTFLPDLLGDVLSGLVDVQLIDPESPYAEEFDLARYLYVAVLTVGVFGQYLGGRIADRVRPERGLIGLMSVLAVLALLFAPASETTAMFLAVSLLLGVALFTVQPLSQATVAAYSPPDARGLSFGFTYLAIFGVGSLGAALAGTVLTRAGSDELFVVLAGIATVGALCATAIVRFATRRD
- a CDS encoding thermonuclease family protein yields the protein MTETLAVLGMTLLVVLAGCGGFAGPGDQPSPSTDVAEPTDSGGPETGTAWIVTVTRVIDGDTIEVVFPNGETDTVRLLGVDTPETSHGSVTPDEFEGIPDTAAGRDHLYTWGQNAAQYATETLAGETVRIETDERADRRGGFGRLLAYVYLDGENVNERLLANGYARLYDSQFTMRDTFRDAERDARDGAVGLWGFEASSGSAPASIAGLSGVAFVSPSRHLRVTSASLPRHLHVDPHGSPTSLGGLGLCYLRGNRAVFAWPDSSDV
- a CDS encoding DUF120 domain-containing protein, with the translated sequence MAEATAAADLDPAAIAALKHVGLVGGLTETKVSCAALGDRLDASTQTASRRLQSLESAGYIERDVVGDGQWVRVTEAGEAALRAEYADYRRLFETDVDLVLRGVVTSGMGEGRHYITLSGYAEQFRSRLGYEPFPGTLNVDLSEESVRRRGELTGIDAVPIDAWEDDDRTYGAASCYGVTLVAGDERYEEVHAIVPDRTHHDDDQLELIAPERLRDALALDDGTEIEIRVAAAERADDTATTAVETEVA
- the ribB gene encoding 3,4-dihydroxy-2-butanone-4-phosphate synthase, with protein sequence MRVDADADGPSTGRPAADGSAVGRALDAFRVGEPVCVHDFADREGETDIVYPAGAVDEAAVAHMRNDAGGLICVAVDDPVADAFGLPFLADALDHPAVDDDPAYDDRSSFSLPVNHRETFTGITDEDRARTIIEIANAAAAAGDDPAEYGPDDFAAEFRAPGHVHVLRGARDGLAGRTGHTELGLAMAEAVDAAPAAVVCEMLDDETGAALSPADAAAYAERRGIPYVEGADLVDALGN